In Schistocerca serialis cubense isolate TAMUIC-IGC-003099 chromosome 8, iqSchSeri2.2, whole genome shotgun sequence, one genomic interval encodes:
- the LOC126416485 gene encoding uncharacterized protein LOC126416485 isoform X2 has translation MKPLWPKAVLKSLQPIYFDNGAYNHSYEPEYFKKWTDFSFLEGRANLSKYSLSQNLEEVKTALPLDLSEISKHDAPCVEWYALKRCWLKKPGVTTIFNTLTRMLEAR, from the exons atgaagcccTTATGGCCGAAAGCTGTTTTAAAG AGTCTTCAGCCAATATATTTTGATAATGGCGCTTACAATCACTCTTATGAGCCAGAGTATTTCAAAAAATGGACTGATTTTTCGTTTCTTGAAGGAAGGGCGAATCTCTCAAAATACAG CTTATCTCAAAACTTAGAAGAAGTGAAGACAGCTCTACCACTTGACCTCTCTGAAATTTCAAAACATGATGCTCCTTGTGTAGAATGGTATGCACTGAAAAGATGCTGGCTAAAGAAACCTGGAGTTACCACAATTTTTAATACTTTAACAAG GATGTTAGAGGCACGTTAA